The Streptomyces sp. Mut1 genome window below encodes:
- a CDS encoding asparaginase gives MTSSAARTPAISDPAPGLPVLAEVVRSGFVEGHHRGSLVVLAADGSVELALGDPAAPVFPRSSNKPMQAAAVLRAGLDLSGERLALAAASHSGEGFHLDLVRKMLAEHGLSPDDLRTPPDLPLDPVEAETYLAAGHVRERLTMNCSGKHAAMLAACARNGWDLPGYLDPGHPLQQLVHQVVEEAAGEPVAAVGTDGCGAPLMAISLVGLARAFRTFVTAREGTAERRVADAMRAHPEYVAGTRRPDTWLMREVPGTLSKMGAEAVQAVALADGRALAFKIDDGSTRALRPVLGRALGLLGVDAPVVSRIGRAPLTGGAVEVGEIRAAF, from the coding sequence ATGACCTCCAGCGCAGCCCGCACCCCCGCCATATCCGACCCGGCCCCCGGCCTGCCCGTGCTGGCCGAGGTCGTACGGTCCGGATTCGTGGAGGGCCACCACCGGGGCTCACTGGTGGTGCTCGCCGCCGACGGCAGCGTGGAGCTGGCCCTGGGCGACCCGGCGGCGCCGGTCTTCCCGCGCTCCTCCAACAAGCCGATGCAGGCCGCGGCCGTGCTGCGGGCAGGGCTCGACCTGTCCGGCGAGCGGCTGGCGCTGGCCGCCGCGAGCCACTCCGGCGAGGGTTTCCACCTCGATCTCGTACGCAAGATGCTCGCCGAGCACGGACTGTCGCCGGACGACCTCCGGACCCCGCCGGACCTGCCCCTGGACCCGGTGGAGGCCGAGACGTATCTCGCCGCCGGGCACGTCCGCGAGCGCCTCACGATGAACTGCTCCGGCAAGCACGCGGCGATGCTCGCGGCCTGCGCCCGCAACGGCTGGGACCTGCCCGGCTACCTCGACCCCGGCCACCCCCTCCAGCAGCTGGTCCACCAGGTCGTCGAGGAGGCCGCGGGCGAACCGGTCGCGGCCGTCGGCACCGACGGCTGCGGAGCGCCGCTGATGGCCATTTCGCTGGTGGGCCTCGCGCGGGCGTTCCGTACGTTCGTCACGGCACGGGAGGGCACCGCCGAGCGCCGGGTGGCGGACGCGATGCGCGCGCACCCGGAGTACGTGGCGGGCACGCGGCGCCCCGACACCTGGCTGATGCGCGAGGTGCCCGGCACCCTCTCCAAGATGGGCGCGGAGGCCGTCCAGGCGGTCGCCCTGGCGGACGGCAGGGCCCTCGCCTTCAAGATCGACGACGGCTCCACCCGGGCGCTGCGCCCGGTGCTGGGCCGCGCGCTGGGGCTGCTGGGGGTCGATGCCCCGGTGGTCTCGCGGATCGGCCGGGCGCCGCTGACGGGCGGCGCGGTGGAGGTGGGGGAGATCAGGGCGGCGTTCTGA
- a CDS encoding RsiG family protein: MSTHGTGQSPGAVPVARPGVSSNTGTGSGTSTSTMRPPVQRTGQGGDEGDGGGPRTELGALRLPELRALRRDAQRDEADLSYVRRLVQGRIDILRAELSRRRDPESPVVDRLSEILADAPSPHRSSARHVTLSVPRSAEYRKLAAETLAEVELSDLDARTDEELHTAMGRLVRYEQQVSRRRHRLQRTADGCGAEIARRYRDGEAQVDDLLT; the protein is encoded by the coding sequence ATGAGCACCCATGGAACCGGGCAGTCCCCGGGCGCAGTGCCGGTCGCGCGCCCCGGCGTCAGCAGCAACACCGGTACGGGCAGCGGTACGAGTACCAGCACCATGCGCCCGCCCGTGCAGCGGACCGGTCAGGGCGGTGACGAGGGCGACGGCGGCGGGCCCCGGACCGAACTGGGCGCCCTGAGACTGCCGGAGCTGCGCGCGCTGCGCCGCGACGCCCAGCGCGACGAGGCCGACCTCAGCTATGTGCGGCGGCTCGTCCAGGGGCGGATCGACATCCTGCGGGCCGAGCTGTCCCGGCGCCGGGACCCGGAGTCGCCGGTGGTGGACCGGCTGTCGGAGATCCTCGCCGACGCCCCGTCGCCGCACCGCTCGTCCGCACGGCACGTCACGCTGTCCGTGCCGCGCAGCGCCGAGTACCGCAAGCTGGCCGCCGAGACGCTCGCCGAGGTCGAACTCTCCGACCTCGACGCCCGGACGGACGAAGAGCTGCACACCGCGATGGGGCGCCTGGTCCGCTACGAACAGCAGGTCTCCCGCCGCCGGCACCGGCTCCAGCGCACGGCCGACGGTTGCGGCGCGGAGATCGCCCGCAGGTACCGTGACGGGGAAGCACAAGTAGACGACCTGCTCACCTGA
- a CDS encoding DUF4037 domain-containing protein, translated as MASHREPSFLPGIELSRVLYEDAVRPLLDECFPGLPYAAARLGPGSEVLGFDTARSADHDWGPRLDLFFAPADAAAHGEEIRRLLADRLPKEIRGWPTHFGPADDPLDPAAHMAATEGPVDHRVLIHDLTAWLTAEAGFDASAAGPSARDWLAIPQQKLAGITAGAVHHDGPGLLSTARRRLARYPEQVWRHVLACQWQRISQEEAFVGRCAETGDALGSAVVAARLVRDLMRLSLLMERRYVPYTKWLGSAFARLDTAGALMPALLGALAATEYPERERHLCAAYEAVANRQNALGLIDPVDPTPRPYHSRPYLVLHAERFARPLAASVTDPELRGLPLTGTVDQWADSTDVLMGRDAGALRAATAAVSGF; from the coding sequence ATGGCGTCCCACCGCGAACCGTCCTTCCTGCCCGGCATCGAGCTCTCCCGTGTCCTGTACGAGGATGCGGTGCGGCCCCTCCTCGACGAGTGCTTCCCCGGTCTGCCGTACGCCGCCGCGCGGCTCGGTCCCGGTTCCGAGGTGCTGGGCTTCGACACCGCGCGCTCGGCCGACCACGACTGGGGCCCGCGCCTGGACCTCTTCTTCGCCCCGGCCGACGCGGCGGCGCACGGCGAGGAGATCCGGCGGCTGCTGGCGGACCGGCTGCCCAAGGAGATCCGCGGCTGGCCCACGCACTTCGGCCCCGCCGACGACCCGCTCGACCCGGCCGCGCACATGGCGGCGACCGAGGGGCCCGTGGACCATCGCGTCCTCATCCACGACCTCACGGCGTGGCTGACCGCGGAGGCGGGGTTCGACGCCTCCGCCGCCGGACCGTCCGCCCGGGACTGGCTCGCGATCCCGCAGCAGAAGCTGGCCGGGATCACCGCCGGCGCCGTCCACCACGACGGGCCCGGTCTCCTCAGCACCGCGCGCCGCCGCCTGGCCCGCTACCCCGAACAGGTCTGGCGCCACGTCCTGGCCTGCCAGTGGCAGCGGATCTCCCAGGAGGAGGCGTTCGTCGGCCGCTGCGCCGAGACCGGCGACGCGCTCGGCTCCGCCGTCGTCGCGGCCCGGCTGGTCCGCGACCTGATGCGCCTGAGCCTGCTCATGGAACGGCGTTACGTCCCGTACACGAAGTGGCTGGGCAGTGCGTTCGCCCGCCTGGACACGGCCGGGGCGCTGATGCCGGCCCTGCTCGGCGCGCTGGCCGCGACGGAGTATCCGGAACGGGAACGGCACCTGTGCGCCGCGTACGAGGCGGTCGCGAACCGCCAGAACGCCCTGGGCCTCATCGACCCGGTGGACCCCACGCCCCGTCCGTACCACAGCCGCCCCTACCTGGTCCTGCACGCGGAACGCTTCGCCCGCCCCCTCGCCGCGTCCGTCACGGACCCGGAGCTGCGGGGTCTGCCGCTGACCGGGACGGTGGACCAGTGGGCGGACAGCACGGACGTGCTGATGGGCCGGGACGCGGGGGCGCTGCGGGCGGCGACTGCGGCGGTGAGCGGTTTCTGA
- a CDS encoding TetR/AcrR family transcriptional regulator, with translation MTVWDRPEPPIQPVPLDRERIVAAALALADEGGLAAVSLRKVAARLDAGPMRLYRYISTKEELFDLMVDAVQAEILPEEQPDDWREALRGLAHRTRRAALRHEWLADLLGGRPAMGPNGLAVAEATLSAFDDIADIDTAMRAVETVSAYFIGAIRRETAHVRAERASGLSKHDWQRASGPHLTDMLATGRFPAVARVVHDGADVDAETSFGTGLDWILDAVAAKLTPPPGA, from the coding sequence ATGACTGTGTGGGACCGGCCGGAGCCGCCGATTCAACCCGTGCCCCTCGACCGGGAACGGATCGTCGCCGCCGCCCTCGCGCTGGCCGACGAGGGCGGGCTCGCGGCGGTGTCCCTGCGCAAGGTCGCCGCCCGCCTGGACGCCGGCCCGATGCGGCTGTACCGGTACATCTCCACCAAGGAGGAGCTGTTCGACCTCATGGTGGACGCGGTCCAGGCCGAGATCCTGCCCGAGGAGCAGCCGGATGACTGGCGGGAGGCACTGCGCGGCCTCGCCCATCGCACCAGGCGGGCCGCCCTGCGGCACGAATGGCTGGCCGACCTGCTCGGCGGCCGCCCGGCCATGGGCCCGAACGGCCTCGCCGTCGCCGAGGCCACGCTGTCCGCCTTCGACGACATCGCCGACATCGACACCGCCATGCGCGCCGTGGAGACGGTCAGCGCCTACTTCATCGGCGCGATCAGGCGCGAGACCGCGCATGTGCGGGCCGAGCGCGCCTCCGGCCTGTCCAAGCACGACTGGCAGCGGGCGTCCGGCCCGCACCTGACGGACATGCTGGCCACCGGCCGCTTCCCGGCGGTGGCCAGGGTCGTGCACGACGGCGCGGACGTGGACGCCGAGACGTCCTTCGGCACCGGCCTGGACTGGATCCTCGACGCCGTGGCCGCCAAGCTCACCCCTCCACCGGGGGCGTGA
- a CDS encoding alpha/beta fold hydrolase: MQPPATATFRAPDGTRLAYRTYGDAPGDPLVCVPGGPADSRYLGDLGGLSAYRRLVVPDLRGNGASAVPADTSTYRCDRLADDVEALRRHLGLDRAELLAHSAGANIAVRYADRHPERIGRLALIAPSTRAVGIGVTGEQRRALARLRCAEPWFPSAFAALEAITRGTGADWEAVAPFLHGRWDESARRQQELGSQGDPESVALFAAEGAFDPAATRRTLAKLAVPVLLLAGEYDLNSPPGAVAEFAALFPDAALVMQPGAGHYPWVDDAETFAAAVSGFLGAAGVRCGL; encoded by the coding sequence ATGCAGCCTCCAGCAACCGCGACGTTCCGCGCGCCCGACGGGACCCGGCTCGCCTATCGCACGTACGGGGACGCCCCCGGCGACCCGCTCGTCTGCGTCCCGGGCGGCCCGGCGGACTCCCGCTACCTCGGCGACCTGGGCGGCCTGTCCGCGTACCGCCGCCTGGTCGTCCCCGACCTGCGGGGCAACGGCGCGTCGGCGGTCCCGGCCGACACCTCCACGTACCGCTGCGACCGCCTCGCCGACGACGTGGAGGCGCTGCGCCGCCATCTCGGCCTCGACCGTGCGGAGCTGCTCGCCCACTCCGCGGGCGCGAACATCGCGGTGCGGTACGCGGACCGGCACCCGGAGCGGATCGGCCGGCTCGCCCTGATCGCCCCGAGCACGCGGGCCGTCGGCATCGGGGTCACCGGGGAGCAGCGCCGGGCGCTCGCGCGGCTGCGGTGTGCCGAGCCCTGGTTCCCAAGCGCCTTCGCCGCGCTGGAGGCGATCACCCGGGGGACGGGCGCCGACTGGGAGGCCGTCGCGCCGTTCCTCCACGGCCGCTGGGACGAGTCCGCCCGCCGGCAGCAGGAGCTGGGCAGTCAGGGTGATCCGGAGTCCGTCGCCCTCTTCGCCGCCGAGGGTGCCTTCGACCCGGCCGCGACGCGCCGTACCCTCGCGAAGCTCGCCGTACCCGTTCTCCTCCTGGCCGGCGAGTACGACCTGAACAGCCCGCCGGGCGCGGTGGCGGAGTTCGCCGCGCTGTTCCCCGACGCGGCGCTCGTCATGCAGCCGGGGGCGGGTCACTATCCGTGGGTGGACGACGCGGAGACGTTCGCGGCGGCGGTGTCGGGGTTTCTGGGCGCTGCCGGGGTGAGGTGCGGCCTGTGA
- the dtd gene encoding D-aminoacyl-tRNA deacylase → MRAVVQRVDGASVSVRDAAGDGGGSSVVGEIVGEGLCVLVGVTHEDTPEKAAQLARKLWSVRILEGEKSCSDVNAPLLVISQFTLYGDARKGRRPTWNAAAPGEVAEPLVDEVVARLRALGATVETGRFGADMRVSLTNHGPFTVIVEV, encoded by the coding sequence ATGCGTGCAGTGGTACAGAGGGTGGATGGCGCGAGCGTCTCGGTACGGGACGCCGCGGGCGACGGCGGGGGCTCGTCCGTCGTCGGTGAAATAGTCGGCGAGGGCCTGTGTGTGCTGGTGGGAGTGACCCACGAGGACACCCCGGAGAAGGCGGCGCAGCTCGCCCGCAAGCTCTGGTCGGTCCGCATCCTGGAGGGCGAGAAGTCCTGCTCCGATGTGAATGCGCCGCTTCTGGTGATTTCGCAGTTCACTCTCTACGGGGACGCCCGGAAGGGCCGCCGGCCCACCTGGAACGCCGCGGCGCCCGGCGAGGTCGCCGAGCCGCTGGTGGACGAGGTGGTGGCGCGGCTGCGGGCGCTCGGGGCGACGGTGGAGACGGGCCGGTTCGGGGCGGACATGCGCGTCTCGCTCACGAATCACGGCCCGTTCACCGTCATCGTCGAGGTCTGA
- the ygfZ gene encoding CAF17-like 4Fe-4S cluster assembly/insertion protein YgfZ, which translates to MKSPLLSQPGAVPAEGRDEGVAAHYGDLFREQRALADGSGLVDLSHRGVVTVTGGDRLAWLHLLITQHVTELAPGQATEALILSANGHIEHAMYLVDDGETVWMHVEPGTQGELIAYLESMKFFYRVEVADRTEDYAVVYLPAGSIAEVPEGAVVRETAYGRDLFLPRAGLEAYAAGHGPLAGVLAHEALRVEGHRPRVGFETDHRTIPHELGWIGTAVHLQKGCYRGQETVARVHNLGKPPRRLVFLHLDGSEVHLPGHGTPVRLAADGAEGRQLGFVTTSARHHELGPIALALVKRNVAVDAELLAGDTAAAQETVVEP; encoded by the coding sequence ATGAAGAGCCCCCTGCTGTCCCAGCCCGGCGCCGTCCCCGCCGAGGGCCGCGACGAAGGCGTCGCCGCGCACTACGGCGACCTGTTCCGCGAGCAGCGCGCCCTCGCCGACGGATCGGGTCTGGTCGACCTGTCGCACCGCGGCGTCGTCACCGTCACCGGCGGCGACCGGCTGGCCTGGCTGCACCTCCTGATCACCCAGCACGTGACCGAACTCGCCCCCGGGCAGGCCACCGAGGCCCTGATCCTCAGCGCGAACGGCCACATCGAGCACGCCATGTACCTCGTTGACGACGGCGAGACGGTGTGGATGCACGTCGAGCCGGGTACGCAGGGCGAACTGATCGCCTATCTGGAGTCGATGAAGTTCTTCTACCGGGTGGAGGTCGCCGACCGCACCGAGGACTACGCGGTGGTGTACCTGCCGGCCGGCTCCATCGCCGAGGTGCCCGAAGGGGCCGTCGTACGCGAGACGGCGTACGGCCGCGACCTGTTCCTCCCGCGCGCCGGCCTGGAGGCGTACGCGGCCGGGCACGGCCCGCTCGCCGGGGTCCTGGCCCATGAGGCGCTGCGCGTGGAGGGCCACCGGCCGAGGGTCGGCTTCGAGACCGACCACCGCACCATCCCGCACGAGCTGGGCTGGATCGGCACCGCCGTCCACCTCCAGAAGGGCTGCTACCGGGGCCAGGAGACCGTCGCCCGGGTCCACAACCTGGGCAAGCCGCCCCGCCGCCTGGTCTTCCTCCACCTGGACGGCAGCGAGGTCCATCTGCCCGGCCACGGCACCCCCGTCCGGCTGGCGGCCGACGGCGCCGAGGGCCGCCAGCTGGGCTTCGTCACCACCTCCGCCCGCCACCACGAACTGGGCCCGATCGCCCTGGCCCTGGTGAAGCGGAACGTGGCCGTCGACGCGGAGCTGCTGGCCGGGGACACGGCGGCGGCCCAGGAGACGGTCGTCGAGCCTTAG
- a CDS encoding phosphotransferase family protein — MDEVEVVVAHSERATLRVGDVFLKVDADQARIDAEVEAMSLAPVPTPEVLWRKPPVLAIAAVPGTTLGRLGGPSTGAPAAWAAAGAAIRKLHEAPLPPRVGRAGRSVVALAAELDAECEALVANGLLPAALVTRNRRVAEAALRPWTPAFTHGDLQIAHVFLDGDEVTGIIDWSEAGRGDALYDLATFTLGHEERLGDVLAGYGTGIDLDVIHAWWSLRSLLAVRWLIEHGFDPFAPGCEVDVLRSLM; from the coding sequence ATGGATGAGGTCGAGGTCGTTGTCGCCCATTCCGAGCGGGCGACCCTGCGCGTCGGTGACGTGTTCCTGAAGGTGGACGCCGACCAGGCGCGTATCGATGCCGAGGTCGAGGCGATGTCCCTCGCTCCGGTCCCGACCCCGGAGGTCCTGTGGCGCAAGCCGCCCGTGCTCGCGATCGCCGCGGTGCCGGGGACGACGCTCGGGCGCCTCGGCGGGCCGTCGACCGGGGCGCCGGCGGCGTGGGCCGCGGCGGGCGCCGCCATCCGGAAGCTGCACGAGGCGCCGCTGCCGCCCCGAGTCGGCCGGGCGGGCCGGAGCGTCGTCGCGCTGGCGGCGGAACTCGACGCCGAGTGCGAGGCGCTCGTGGCGAACGGCCTCCTGCCCGCCGCCCTGGTCACCCGCAACCGCCGGGTCGCCGAGGCCGCGCTCCGGCCGTGGACCCCGGCGTTCACGCACGGCGACCTCCAGATCGCGCACGTCTTCCTGGACGGCGACGAGGTCACGGGCATCATCGACTGGTCCGAGGCGGGCCGGGGCGACGCCCTGTACGACCTCGCCACCTTCACCCTCGGCCACGAGGAACGCCTCGGCGACGTCCTCGCCGGCTACGGCACCGGCATCGACCTCGACGTGATCCACGCGTGGTGGTCGCTGCGAAGCCTGCTGGCGGTCCGCTGGCTGATCGAGCACGGCTTCGACCCGTTCGCGCCGGGCTGTGAGGTCGACGTGCTGAGGTCCCTGATGTGA
- a CDS encoding GNAT family N-acetyltransferase, producing MTALDIRTVTPSEFPDWLRALNTGFLRPPTPSDEEVAGRLSYMDLSRVQGVFDAGRCVATFRSFAQELTVVGGATVPTDAVTNVTVSPTHRRRGLLSRMMAADLAAAKERGDVAATLIAAEYPIYGRYGFGPAAGTTEWEIDVHRTGLDPHRRVPEAGDGGRIDLVDGAEIRELGPALHDRLRARQHGVVSRDPRWWELLTGQSLFPDDPWTEPFYALYRGPDGTVDGMLAYRADANWSDAKQPLNRATVRSLIATTPAAERALWHFLCSVDWIATIRTGPRPADDLLPLLLPDPRAARVVTQADFLWARVLDVVRALEARTYAVPGSLVLEVHDGSGLAAGRFHLDASPSGATCVPTTRSADLAMDVRELGTLWLGDESVSRLVALGRVEESVPGAAAAADAVFRTARRPWCPDVF from the coding sequence ATGACCGCCCTGGATATCCGTACCGTCACCCCGTCCGAGTTCCCCGACTGGCTGCGCGCCCTGAACACCGGCTTCCTGAGGCCGCCCACCCCGTCGGACGAGGAGGTGGCCGGGCGCCTGTCGTACATGGACCTGTCCCGCGTCCAGGGGGTGTTCGACGCGGGGCGGTGCGTCGCGACGTTCCGCTCGTTCGCCCAGGAGCTGACGGTCGTCGGCGGCGCGACGGTGCCCACGGACGCGGTCACCAACGTCACCGTCTCGCCCACCCACCGCAGGCGCGGGCTGCTCTCCCGGATGATGGCCGCCGACCTGGCGGCGGCGAAGGAGCGCGGCGACGTGGCGGCGACGCTGATAGCCGCCGAGTATCCGATCTACGGGCGGTACGGATTCGGCCCGGCGGCCGGGACCACCGAGTGGGAGATCGACGTCCACCGCACCGGCCTCGACCCGCACCGCCGGGTCCCGGAGGCCGGTGACGGCGGCCGGATCGACCTGGTGGACGGCGCCGAGATCCGCGAGCTGGGCCCCGCCCTGCACGACCGGCTGCGGGCCCGGCAGCACGGCGTGGTGAGCCGCGACCCACGCTGGTGGGAGCTGCTCACGGGACAGTCGCTCTTCCCCGACGACCCCTGGACCGAACCTTTCTACGCCCTCTATCGGGGCCCCGACGGGACGGTCGACGGGATGCTCGCCTACCGAGCCGACGCGAACTGGAGCGACGCCAAGCAGCCGCTGAACCGGGCGACCGTGCGCAGCCTGATCGCCACGACCCCGGCGGCCGAACGGGCGCTGTGGCACTTCCTGTGCTCGGTGGACTGGATCGCCACGATCCGCACCGGGCCCCGCCCCGCCGACGACCTCCTCCCGCTGCTGCTCCCGGACCCGCGAGCGGCGCGCGTCGTGACGCAGGCGGACTTCCTGTGGGCGCGCGTCCTGGACGTCGTACGCGCCCTGGAGGCCCGCACCTACGCGGTGCCCGGCTCCCTGGTCCTGGAGGTCCACGACGGGTCGGGCCTCGCGGCCGGCCGCTTCCACCTGGACGCCTCGCCGAGCGGTGCCACCTGTGTCCCGACGACGCGTTCGGCCGACCTGGCGATGGACGTACGGGAACTGGGCACGCTCTGGCTCGGCGACGAGTCGGTCTCCCGGCTGGTGGCGCTCGGCCGCGTCGAGGAATCGGTCCCGGGCGCGGCGGCGGCAGCGGACGCGGTGTTCCGGACGGCGCGGCGGCCCTGGTGCCCGGACGTCTTCTGA
- a CDS encoding FAD-dependent oxidoreductase, with translation MRHRIAVVGGGPAGLTFARVLHRHGHPVTVFERDPAPDARPPGGTLDLQEGLGQLALDKAGLLADFRALSRPEGQAMRILDPDGTVLRDWRPRPDDRANPEIDRGQLRDLLLGPLGVQWGRGVTRVVPGAGGVRVHFEDGRQETFDLVIGADGAWSRTRPALSPVTPHYTGITAVETSLDDADTRHPDLARLTGDGSVAVYGVNRALVAQRNSGGHIKVYAQFRAPLDWHADLDPADADAVRASLLTLFDGWAAPVLDLLRRGTAFVHRPLHVLPVSHTWTHVPGVTLLGDAAHLMPPLGAGANLAMLEGAELAESLATGPADPDAAVRAFEERMWARAGRWARMTTAGLERLVGPDPAEALAVFDEVQPS, from the coding sequence ATGAGACATCGCATCGCCGTGGTCGGCGGCGGCCCCGCCGGCCTCACCTTCGCCCGGGTCCTGCACCGTCACGGCCACCCCGTCACCGTTTTCGAACGCGATCCCGCCCCCGACGCCCGTCCCCCGGGCGGCACGCTGGACCTACAGGAAGGGCTGGGCCAGCTCGCACTGGACAAGGCGGGGCTGCTGGCCGATTTCCGGGCGCTGTCCCGCCCGGAGGGGCAGGCCATGCGCATCCTGGACCCGGACGGGACCGTCCTGCGTGACTGGCGCCCCCGCCCGGACGACCGGGCCAACCCCGAGATCGACCGCGGGCAACTCCGTGACCTGCTGCTCGGCCCCCTCGGCGTCCAGTGGGGGAGGGGCGTGACGCGGGTGGTGCCCGGGGCCGGCGGCGTACGGGTCCACTTCGAGGACGGCCGGCAGGAGACGTTCGACCTCGTGATCGGCGCGGACGGCGCCTGGTCCCGGACCCGCCCGGCGCTCTCCCCGGTGACGCCGCACTACACGGGCATCACCGCGGTCGAGACCTCCCTGGACGACGCCGACACCCGCCACCCGGACCTCGCCCGGCTGACCGGTGACGGTTCCGTGGCGGTGTACGGCGTGAACCGGGCCCTCGTCGCCCAGCGCAACAGCGGCGGCCACATCAAGGTGTACGCGCAGTTCCGCGCGCCGCTGGACTGGCACGCGGACCTGGACCCGGCCGACGCCGACGCCGTGCGGGCGAGCCTGCTGACCCTGTTCGACGGCTGGGCCGCCCCCGTGCTCGACCTCCTCCGCCGGGGCACCGCCTTCGTCCACCGCCCCCTCCACGTCCTGCCCGTCTCCCACACCTGGACCCATGTCCCCGGGGTCACGCTCCTGGGCGACGCGGCCCATCTGATGCCCCCGCTGGGTGCGGGCGCCAACCTCGCGATGCTGGAGGGCGCCGAACTCGCCGAGTCCCTGGCCACCGGCCCCGCGGACCCGGACGCGGCCGTCCGCGCCTTCGAGGAGCGGATGTGGGCGCGGGCCGGCAGGTGGGCGCGGATGACGACGGCCGGCCTGGAACGCCTCGTCGGCCCGGACCCCGCCGAGGCCCTCGCCGTCTTCGACGAGGTCCAGCCGTCCTGA
- a CDS encoding TetR/AcrR family transcriptional regulator, which translates to MVMSAEKARSGVADGGAADGPPAPMSLRERKKQLTYQAVSDAAITLFLERGFDKVSVAEIAAAADISKPTLFRYFPAKEDLALLRFADHEDEAARVVAARAEGESPLDALRRHFQDGLERRDPITGLCDAPEVLAYHALLYGTPALVARLFAYLSRSEDALARALGGRATDRLAAGQIVAVQRVLASENWRRVSEGGRADELYAEAVEAAERGFAQLRSGLEGSGPAGGVDAEG; encoded by the coding sequence ATGGTCATGAGCGCAGAGAAGGCCAGGTCGGGCGTGGCGGACGGGGGTGCGGCCGACGGGCCGCCCGCCCCGATGAGCCTGCGGGAGCGGAAGAAGCAGCTGACGTACCAGGCGGTCTCCGACGCCGCGATCACCCTGTTCCTGGAGCGCGGCTTCGACAAGGTGTCGGTGGCGGAGATCGCGGCGGCGGCCGACATCTCCAAACCGACGCTCTTCCGGTACTTCCCGGCCAAGGAGGACTTGGCCCTGCTCCGGTTCGCCGACCACGAGGACGAGGCCGCGCGGGTGGTCGCCGCCCGCGCGGAAGGCGAATCGCCCCTGGACGCGCTGCGGCGCCACTTCCAGGACGGCCTGGAGCGCCGGGACCCGATCACCGGTCTGTGCGACGCGCCGGAGGTGCTGGCGTACCACGCGCTGCTGTACGGCACCCCCGCCCTGGTGGCCCGCCTCTTCGCCTACCTGAGCCGCTCGGAGGACGCGCTCGCCCGCGCCCTGGGCGGCCGCGCGACGGACCGGCTGGCCGCGGGCCAGATCGTCGCGGTCCAGCGCGTCCTGGCCTCGGAGAACTGGCGGCGCGTCAGCGAGGGCGGCCGGGCGGACGAACTGTACGCGGAGGCGGTCGAGGCGGCGGAACGGGGCTTCGCCCAACTGCGGTCGGGCCTGGAGGGTTCGGGACCGGCGGGCGGGGTGGACGCGGAGGGTTAG
- a CDS encoding sigma-70 family RNA polymerase sigma factor, with protein sequence MAGEGGTQQDPGGLTEEQAGRMLAGMNEVIRAGEEMRGLRAEMIKVFVGLGWTQDRIARLTDMSQPAVSKQVAKHRDAGPRPPLDLSLGQGDPPWLEGRLWGVAEDIAERYAATARCGPAADALARGRRHFTPENVDALRRLVEEDLRRYGDELAAHRAAYDEISRALDVPSRPDTAPAGPASVRRTLAHRLQRDRLEGGGDAGRGAL encoded by the coding sequence ATGGCAGGTGAAGGCGGCACCCAGCAGGACCCCGGCGGGCTCACCGAGGAGCAGGCCGGGCGCATGCTCGCCGGGATGAACGAGGTCATTCGCGCGGGCGAGGAGATGCGCGGGCTCCGCGCCGAAATGATCAAGGTGTTCGTCGGTCTCGGCTGGACCCAGGACCGCATCGCCCGGCTCACCGACATGAGCCAGCCCGCCGTGTCCAAGCAGGTGGCCAAGCACCGCGACGCCGGACCGCGGCCGCCGCTGGACCTCTCCCTCGGCCAGGGCGACCCGCCGTGGCTGGAGGGGCGGCTGTGGGGCGTCGCCGAGGACATCGCCGAGAGGTACGCCGCGACCGCCCGCTGCGGGCCCGCCGCCGACGCCCTCGCGCGGGGCCGGCGGCACTTCACGCCGGAGAACGTAGACGCGCTGCGAAGGCTCGTGGAGGAGGACCTGCGGCGGTACGGGGACGAACTGGCCGCGCACCGGGCCGCGTACGACGAGATCAGCCGCGCGCTCGACGTGCCGTCCCGGCCGGACACCGCCCCGGCCGGCCCGGCGTCCGTACGCCGCACCCTCGCCCACCGGCTCCAGCGCGACCGGCTCGAAGGTGGTGGCGACGCCGGGCGCGGCGCCCTCTAG